In the Phaseolus vulgaris cultivar G19833 chromosome 7, P. vulgaris v2.0, whole genome shotgun sequence genome, one interval contains:
- the LOC137829720 gene encoding protein TIME FOR COFFEE-like isoform X1, with translation MDRTRESRRPSMASSTRRRHRTIALRDSSEEGAVELREGVNKRGRNRDRDRDSVNRSKRRRGSHSQSTEESVGNEDDDVLDVGVSKIRSPSNPTSFSSDQNHRRVFTPSKPPPFKITEEMIGVTVPRKARSASAKRSHESLVSASSGGGEEQNFRQRSNSPGGPSVEVASPSSSNLSLRKKMKEIEVVPKTSTSSSSDIEIEIAELLYGLKTSKNHESSSEKHEAGVIHHNATVPCPSEDIEKKKMEDDFNYSIAVSNNSSEELVRIQIEQPTDVDCHDGPSSEAPKEDIGEDKMNSGAGFGDASADGRSVFPTKKTPSHIKFYSDKQESSSNRVISVAEGNTQRVGKFEIDLMAPPPMALSPERDELSSETKALALDEEMKGNSVKLETAVKKGRTPEEIEKAKMVTFKEKLDVLKHDLGKPNNDIKTNKKLEERDRNKELLTVSPNPKVEKSVQSTSMPSSTAESGRSSSLSPTGYKLPLQPVVKTEKTSRSLSQQHVNFVLSQRQPKRCATHYYIACNILHQQFTKMNPPLPAAIGSGSLCGTKPNNVKCVPSAESMAVGKQSQKHLPIVNQNSAQEKGWAATSNPSVTAAKSSSNANPMDSTHRVQLVFQHGPNPGPPCNPMHGPAFLYSPGQHQASVTATTNQAGAVNSPNSTSSYNISHSSVGGSLGTSSTLPVVAPAMSFSYPNFSANGSSPYMTIVHNNGYSFPFSSSHGAAAAIRGASPPQATHVVSGPFYSSQMFHPLQHPQSQALVQPSYHNASTSSSSSSHKQSQVNGSNILTSTTMEQQSQKRLSHLRKHETETGGGNAHSVTTRTSFPQKTVHGQNFTIPVQPVNYSFKPSTASDIVVGNSGSFGDKQQQQQALKGAVENIPSQAFAISFTAFNGPSVPSNLNFSSMAQNPVILHSMPDIAWQGFQAASAPQTTQQMNYSITETKSGGNSSHQDDENKITNAKSSSNGPTTLVFDNSSKNLNFMLSTANGNWSSQPVASTSITSVPLSSNASSSQQPQHSLQLPKQHSGQQQQPTLANRYKTSSTNSSAGPTTKFANNAPVFSQTLTQCKSSSQASHAKASGRTVDSHAHHSSIMTPNTPTFKSFSQEQGRSLPGHMQISFGGNYIASLPPQGQQVLNNNQPVCAPAQGTPFSGGNMKSNSEGSKVSSSVNASQFQQSENSAGNGQKSSPVCGRNVPSILSSCTSHLSELKY, from the exons ATGGATAGAACCAGAGAATCCAGACGACCATCCATGGCCTCCTCCACCAGACGCAGACATCGAACTATTGCTCTCAGAGACTCTTCCG AGGAAGGAGCTGTGGAGTTGAGAGAAGGTGTGAATAAGAGAGGAAGGAATCGAGATAGGGATAGGGATTCGGTGAACAGGAGCAAGCGGAGGAGAGGCTCTCACTCGCAAAGCACCGAAGAGAGCGTTGGAAACGAAGACGATGATGTTCTAGACGTTGGCGTTTCTAAGATCCGTTCTCCGAGTAATCCGACGTCGTTTTCCTCCGATCAGAACCATCGCCGGGTCTTCACGCCGTCGAAACCGCCTCCGTTTAAAATAACGGAGGAGATGATCGGCGTGACAGTTCCCAGGAAGGCTCGTTCAG CTTCTGCGAAAAGGTCTCATGAAAGTTTAGTCTCGGCAAGTAGCGGCGGCGGGGAGGAGCAGAATTTCCGGCAACGGTCGAATTCCCCCGGAGGACCAAGTGTTGAAGTGGCCTCGCCTTCTTCTTCGAATCTTTCTCTTAGGAAGAAGATG AAAGAGATTGAAGTTGTTCCTAAGACATCAACATCGTCTTCATCAGACATCGAGATTGAGATAGCTGAGCTACTGTACGGTTTGAAGACTTCAAAGAACCACGAGTCTTCTTCGGAAAAGCATGAAGCAGGTGTCATTCACCACAACGCCACTGTACCTTGTCCCTCTGAGGATATTG agaaaaagaaaatggaaGATGACTTCAATTATTCCATCGCGGTTTCGAATAATTCAAGTGAAGAGTTAGTCAGGATTCAGATTGAGCAACCTACTGATGTGGATTGTCACGATGGTCCATCATCAGAGGCTCCAAAAGAGGATATTGGGGAAGACAAGATGAATTCTGGTGCTGGGTTTGGGGATGCTTCTGCGGATGGAAGATCGGTTTTCCCTACAAAGAAAACGCCATCGCACATCAAGTTCTATTCCGATAAACAAGAATCGTCTTCAAACAGAGT GATCTCAGTTGCAGAGGGCAACACCCAGCGAGTAGGCAAGTTTGAGATAGATCTGATG GCTCCTCCTCCTATGGCGCTGTCCCCGGAACGGGATGAATTGTCATCAGAAACTAAAGCTTTGGCATTGGATGAGGAAATG AAGGGAAACAGTGTCAAGTTGGAAACAGCGGTGAAGAAGGGGAGAACTCCAGAAGAAATTGAAAAGGCAAAAATGGTCACATTTAAGGAGAAGTTGGATGTCTTAAAACATGATTTGGGGAAGCCAAACAATGACATTaagacaaacaaaaaattagaaGAGAGGGATAGGAATAAGGAACTGCTTACCGTATCACCAAATCCCAAAGTAGAGAAATCCG TTCAATCTACTTCAATGCCTTCATCAACAGCTGAATCAGGACGGTCCAGCAGTCTCTCACCCACTGG ATACAAGCTGCCCTTGCAGCCAGTTGTGAAGACGGAGAAAACCTCAAGATCATTGTCACAGCAg CATGTGAATTTTGTCCTCTCTCAAAGGCAACCGAAGAGATGTGCAACACATTACtacattgcttgtaacatctTACaccagcagtttacaaagatgaACCCCCCTTTGCCAGCAGCTATTGGCTCTGGTTCTCTATGTGGCACAAAACCCAACAATGTCAAGTGTGTGCCCTCTGCAGAAAGTATGGCCGTTGGGAAGCAATCTCAAAAACACTTGCCAATTGTAAACCAAAACTCTGCACAAGAGAAAGGTTGGGCCGCAACCAGTAATCCTAGTGTTACCGCAGCCAAATCTTCTAGCAATGCCAATCCAATGGATTCAACTCATAGGGTGCAGCTTGTGTTCCAGCATGGTCCTAATCCTGGGCCACCTTGTAATCCAATG CATGGTCCTGCTTTCCTGTATTCTCCAGGGCAGCATCAAGCTTCAGTTACGGCAACTACTAATCAGGCAGGAGCTGTGAACTCTCCTAACAGCACTTCCTCATATAATATATCCCATAGTTCTGTAGGCGGATCTCTTGGTACCTCGTCAACTTTGCCAGTAGTTGCTCCTGCAATGAGCTTTAGCTACCCAAATTTTTCAGCCAATGGTTCCTCTCCGTATATGACAATAGTTCACAACAATGGGTATTCATTTCCTTTCTCAAGTTCTCATGGAGCAGCTGCGGCAATCAGAGGTGCAAGTCCTCCACAAGCAACACATGTAGTTAGTGGGCCTTTCTACTCTTCTCAAATGTTCCATCCACTTCAGCATCCTCAGTCACAAGCACTGGTACAACCAAGTTATCATAATGCAAGCACATCAAGTAGTTCATCATCTCATAAACAGTCACAAGTTAATGGCAGTAATATTTTGACCTCTACAACTATGGAGCAGCAGTCACAAAAGCGACTCTCTCATCTTCGCAAGCATGAGACTGAGACAGGTGGAGGGAATGCACATTCTGTTACTACTCGAACATCTTTCCCTCAGAAAACTGTGCATGGGCAGAACTTTACAATTCCAGTTCAGCCAGTGAACTATTCTTTTAAGCCATCTACAGCATCAGATATTGTTGTTGGCAATAGTGGAAGTTTTGGTGACAAACAACAGCAGCAACAGGCTTTAAAAGGAGCGGTAGAGAATATACCATCTCAAGCATTTGCAATATCATTTACTGCATTTAATGGGCCCAGTGTTCCATCAAACCTTAACTTCTCATCCATGGCACAAAATCCTGTGATACTTCACAGCATGCCTGATATTGCATGGCAAGGATTTCAAGCTGCAAGCGCACCTCAGACTACTCAGCAGATGAATTATTCAATTACTGAAACGAAGAGTGGAGGAAATTCTTCGCACCAAgatgatgaaaataaaattacaaatgcCAAGTCTTCAAGCAACGGACCAACCACCCTTGTTTTTGATAATTCATCCAAGAATCTTAACTTCATGCTATCTACGGCGAATGGAAACTGGTCTAGTCAACCCGTTGCTTCAACTTCAATAACAAGTGTGCCTCTTTCAAGTAATGCTTCAAGTTCTCAACAGCCACAGCATTCGCTTCAGCTTCCGAAGCAGCATTCTGGGCAACAGCAGCAACCCACTCTGGCAAatcgatataaaacatcatcCACTAATAGCTCTGCTGGTCCGACTACAAAATTTGCAAACAATGCCCCTGTTTTCTCACAAACTCTTACTCAATGCAAAAGTTCTAGCCAAGCTTCTCACGCTAAGGCCTCGGGTAGAACTGTAGATTCTCATGCACATCACTCATCTATCATGACACCCAATACTCCAACCTTCAAGAGTTTTTCCCAGGAACAAGGGAGAAGTTTGCCTGGTCACATGCAAATTTCTTTTGGTGGAAATTACATAGCGTCCCTGCCACCCCAAGGGCAACAAGTACTCAATAACAACCAGCCTGTGTGTGCACCTGCTCAAGGAACTCCATTTAGTGGGGGCAATATGAAGTCAAATTCGGAAGGTAGTAAAGTTAGTTCGTCAGTCAACGCTTCACAATTTCAACAATCTGAAAATTCTGCTGGCAATGGCCAAAAATCTTCTCCGGTCTGTGGGAGAAATGTCCCATCAATATTAAGCTCATGCACCAGCCACCTATCAGAGCTAAAATATTAG
- the LOC137829720 gene encoding protein TIME FOR COFFEE-like isoform X2, which produces MDRTRESRRPSMASSTRRRHRTIALRDSSEEGAVELREGVNKRGRNRDRDRDSVNRSKRRRGSHSQSTEESVGNEDDDVLDVGVSKIRSPSNPTSFSSDQNHRRVFTPSKPPPFKITEEMIGVTVPRKARSASAKRSHESLVSASSGGGEEQNFRQRSNSPGGPSVEVASPSSSNLSLRKKMKEIEVVPKTSTSSSSDIEIEIAELLYGLKTSKNHESSSEKHEAEKKKMEDDFNYSIAVSNNSSEELVRIQIEQPTDVDCHDGPSSEAPKEDIGEDKMNSGAGFGDASADGRSVFPTKKTPSHIKFYSDKQESSSNRVISVAEGNTQRVGKFEIDLMAPPPMALSPERDELSSETKALALDEEMKGNSVKLETAVKKGRTPEEIEKAKMVTFKEKLDVLKHDLGKPNNDIKTNKKLEERDRNKELLTVSPNPKVEKSVQSTSMPSSTAESGRSSSLSPTGYKLPLQPVVKTEKTSRSLSQQHVNFVLSQRQPKRCATHYYIACNILHQQFTKMNPPLPAAIGSGSLCGTKPNNVKCVPSAESMAVGKQSQKHLPIVNQNSAQEKGWAATSNPSVTAAKSSSNANPMDSTHRVQLVFQHGPNPGPPCNPMHGPAFLYSPGQHQASVTATTNQAGAVNSPNSTSSYNISHSSVGGSLGTSSTLPVVAPAMSFSYPNFSANGSSPYMTIVHNNGYSFPFSSSHGAAAAIRGASPPQATHVVSGPFYSSQMFHPLQHPQSQALVQPSYHNASTSSSSSSHKQSQVNGSNILTSTTMEQQSQKRLSHLRKHETETGGGNAHSVTTRTSFPQKTVHGQNFTIPVQPVNYSFKPSTASDIVVGNSGSFGDKQQQQQALKGAVENIPSQAFAISFTAFNGPSVPSNLNFSSMAQNPVILHSMPDIAWQGFQAASAPQTTQQMNYSITETKSGGNSSHQDDENKITNAKSSSNGPTTLVFDNSSKNLNFMLSTANGNWSSQPVASTSITSVPLSSNASSSQQPQHSLQLPKQHSGQQQQPTLANRYKTSSTNSSAGPTTKFANNAPVFSQTLTQCKSSSQASHAKASGRTVDSHAHHSSIMTPNTPTFKSFSQEQGRSLPGHMQISFGGNYIASLPPQGQQVLNNNQPVCAPAQGTPFSGGNMKSNSEGSKVSSSVNASQFQQSENSAGNGQKSSPVCGRNVPSILSSCTSHLSELKY; this is translated from the exons ATGGATAGAACCAGAGAATCCAGACGACCATCCATGGCCTCCTCCACCAGACGCAGACATCGAACTATTGCTCTCAGAGACTCTTCCG AGGAAGGAGCTGTGGAGTTGAGAGAAGGTGTGAATAAGAGAGGAAGGAATCGAGATAGGGATAGGGATTCGGTGAACAGGAGCAAGCGGAGGAGAGGCTCTCACTCGCAAAGCACCGAAGAGAGCGTTGGAAACGAAGACGATGATGTTCTAGACGTTGGCGTTTCTAAGATCCGTTCTCCGAGTAATCCGACGTCGTTTTCCTCCGATCAGAACCATCGCCGGGTCTTCACGCCGTCGAAACCGCCTCCGTTTAAAATAACGGAGGAGATGATCGGCGTGACAGTTCCCAGGAAGGCTCGTTCAG CTTCTGCGAAAAGGTCTCATGAAAGTTTAGTCTCGGCAAGTAGCGGCGGCGGGGAGGAGCAGAATTTCCGGCAACGGTCGAATTCCCCCGGAGGACCAAGTGTTGAAGTGGCCTCGCCTTCTTCTTCGAATCTTTCTCTTAGGAAGAAGATG AAAGAGATTGAAGTTGTTCCTAAGACATCAACATCGTCTTCATCAGACATCGAGATTGAGATAGCTGAGCTACTGTACGGTTTGAAGACTTCAAAGAACCACGAGTCTTCTTCGGAAAAGCATGAAGCAG agaaaaagaaaatggaaGATGACTTCAATTATTCCATCGCGGTTTCGAATAATTCAAGTGAAGAGTTAGTCAGGATTCAGATTGAGCAACCTACTGATGTGGATTGTCACGATGGTCCATCATCAGAGGCTCCAAAAGAGGATATTGGGGAAGACAAGATGAATTCTGGTGCTGGGTTTGGGGATGCTTCTGCGGATGGAAGATCGGTTTTCCCTACAAAGAAAACGCCATCGCACATCAAGTTCTATTCCGATAAACAAGAATCGTCTTCAAACAGAGT GATCTCAGTTGCAGAGGGCAACACCCAGCGAGTAGGCAAGTTTGAGATAGATCTGATG GCTCCTCCTCCTATGGCGCTGTCCCCGGAACGGGATGAATTGTCATCAGAAACTAAAGCTTTGGCATTGGATGAGGAAATG AAGGGAAACAGTGTCAAGTTGGAAACAGCGGTGAAGAAGGGGAGAACTCCAGAAGAAATTGAAAAGGCAAAAATGGTCACATTTAAGGAGAAGTTGGATGTCTTAAAACATGATTTGGGGAAGCCAAACAATGACATTaagacaaacaaaaaattagaaGAGAGGGATAGGAATAAGGAACTGCTTACCGTATCACCAAATCCCAAAGTAGAGAAATCCG TTCAATCTACTTCAATGCCTTCATCAACAGCTGAATCAGGACGGTCCAGCAGTCTCTCACCCACTGG ATACAAGCTGCCCTTGCAGCCAGTTGTGAAGACGGAGAAAACCTCAAGATCATTGTCACAGCAg CATGTGAATTTTGTCCTCTCTCAAAGGCAACCGAAGAGATGTGCAACACATTACtacattgcttgtaacatctTACaccagcagtttacaaagatgaACCCCCCTTTGCCAGCAGCTATTGGCTCTGGTTCTCTATGTGGCACAAAACCCAACAATGTCAAGTGTGTGCCCTCTGCAGAAAGTATGGCCGTTGGGAAGCAATCTCAAAAACACTTGCCAATTGTAAACCAAAACTCTGCACAAGAGAAAGGTTGGGCCGCAACCAGTAATCCTAGTGTTACCGCAGCCAAATCTTCTAGCAATGCCAATCCAATGGATTCAACTCATAGGGTGCAGCTTGTGTTCCAGCATGGTCCTAATCCTGGGCCACCTTGTAATCCAATG CATGGTCCTGCTTTCCTGTATTCTCCAGGGCAGCATCAAGCTTCAGTTACGGCAACTACTAATCAGGCAGGAGCTGTGAACTCTCCTAACAGCACTTCCTCATATAATATATCCCATAGTTCTGTAGGCGGATCTCTTGGTACCTCGTCAACTTTGCCAGTAGTTGCTCCTGCAATGAGCTTTAGCTACCCAAATTTTTCAGCCAATGGTTCCTCTCCGTATATGACAATAGTTCACAACAATGGGTATTCATTTCCTTTCTCAAGTTCTCATGGAGCAGCTGCGGCAATCAGAGGTGCAAGTCCTCCACAAGCAACACATGTAGTTAGTGGGCCTTTCTACTCTTCTCAAATGTTCCATCCACTTCAGCATCCTCAGTCACAAGCACTGGTACAACCAAGTTATCATAATGCAAGCACATCAAGTAGTTCATCATCTCATAAACAGTCACAAGTTAATGGCAGTAATATTTTGACCTCTACAACTATGGAGCAGCAGTCACAAAAGCGACTCTCTCATCTTCGCAAGCATGAGACTGAGACAGGTGGAGGGAATGCACATTCTGTTACTACTCGAACATCTTTCCCTCAGAAAACTGTGCATGGGCAGAACTTTACAATTCCAGTTCAGCCAGTGAACTATTCTTTTAAGCCATCTACAGCATCAGATATTGTTGTTGGCAATAGTGGAAGTTTTGGTGACAAACAACAGCAGCAACAGGCTTTAAAAGGAGCGGTAGAGAATATACCATCTCAAGCATTTGCAATATCATTTACTGCATTTAATGGGCCCAGTGTTCCATCAAACCTTAACTTCTCATCCATGGCACAAAATCCTGTGATACTTCACAGCATGCCTGATATTGCATGGCAAGGATTTCAAGCTGCAAGCGCACCTCAGACTACTCAGCAGATGAATTATTCAATTACTGAAACGAAGAGTGGAGGAAATTCTTCGCACCAAgatgatgaaaataaaattacaaatgcCAAGTCTTCAAGCAACGGACCAACCACCCTTGTTTTTGATAATTCATCCAAGAATCTTAACTTCATGCTATCTACGGCGAATGGAAACTGGTCTAGTCAACCCGTTGCTTCAACTTCAATAACAAGTGTGCCTCTTTCAAGTAATGCTTCAAGTTCTCAACAGCCACAGCATTCGCTTCAGCTTCCGAAGCAGCATTCTGGGCAACAGCAGCAACCCACTCTGGCAAatcgatataaaacatcatcCACTAATAGCTCTGCTGGTCCGACTACAAAATTTGCAAACAATGCCCCTGTTTTCTCACAAACTCTTACTCAATGCAAAAGTTCTAGCCAAGCTTCTCACGCTAAGGCCTCGGGTAGAACTGTAGATTCTCATGCACATCACTCATCTATCATGACACCCAATACTCCAACCTTCAAGAGTTTTTCCCAGGAACAAGGGAGAAGTTTGCCTGGTCACATGCAAATTTCTTTTGGTGGAAATTACATAGCGTCCCTGCCACCCCAAGGGCAACAAGTACTCAATAACAACCAGCCTGTGTGTGCACCTGCTCAAGGAACTCCATTTAGTGGGGGCAATATGAAGTCAAATTCGGAAGGTAGTAAAGTTAGTTCGTCAGTCAACGCTTCACAATTTCAACAATCTGAAAATTCTGCTGGCAATGGCCAAAAATCTTCTCCGGTCTGTGGGAGAAATGTCCCATCAATATTAAGCTCATGCACCAGCCACCTATCAGAGCTAAAATATTAG